From one Lycium ferocissimum isolate CSIRO_LF1 chromosome 7, AGI_CSIRO_Lferr_CH_V1, whole genome shotgun sequence genomic stretch:
- the LOC132064456 gene encoding ferric reduction oxidase 6-like, translating into MQLIDWKNIEVANLPGVVSLAAGLLMWVTSLPGLRRKNFELFFYTHQLYVVFVVFLALHVGDFIFMTAGAGIFLFMLDRFLRFFQSRKTVDILSATCFPCGTVELVISKPANLHYNALGWIFLQIRELSWLQWHPFSVSSSPLDGKHHVAILIKVLGDWTEKLKGNILNLSVEQSENEPLLQHKRKIIASVEGPYGHESPYHLMYENLILVAGGIGISPFLAILSDILHRINDSKPCLSRNILIVWAIKNSDELPLLDTVDMEAICPLFSDKLNLEIQTFVTRESQPSLEEGKTPKAMHTTISPGFKGCRMSSLVGTGNVVWSGLYLMVSTIGLVITVALLDIFYIIPFNVNYWWYKGLLLIGCMAASILIFGGLVIVLWHLWERKTSPKEEPGEDTSNKADILQQNEQKNFGEARFVNNIQYGQRPDFQEIFGSHAKSWGSVDIGVIVCGPPTLQSSVAKECRRQNLQRRDHQAIFHFNSHSFDL; encoded by the exons ATGCAGCTAATCGACTGGAAAAACATAGAAGTAGCCAATCTTCCAGGAGTTGTCAGCCTTGCAGCTGGTTTACTGATGTGGGTAACTTCACTTCCTGGATTAAGGAGAAAAAACTTTGAATTGTTCTTCTATACACACCAATTGTATGTGGTGTTTGTGGTGTTCCTAGCCTTGCATGTTGGTGATTTCATCTTCATGACAGCTGGTGCTGGGATCTTCCTGTTCATGCTTGACCGGTTCCTTAGATTCTTCCAGTCACGAAAGACTGTTGACATACTTTCAGCCACATGCTTTCCTTGTGGAACCGTTGAGCTCGTTATTTCAAAACCTGCAA ATTTACATTACAATGCCCTTGGCTGGATATTCTTACAAATACGCGAGTTGTCCTGGCTGCAATGGCACCCTTTCAGTGTCTCCTCTAGTCCCCTTGACGGGAAACATCATGTTGCGATTCTCATAAAGGTTCTTGGAGATTGGACTGAGAAATTGAAGGGAAACATCTTGAATCTTTCTGTAGAACAATCTGAGAACGAGCCCCTTTTGCagcataaaagaaaaataatagctTCTGTTGAAGGTCCTTATGGCCATGAATCACCATACCACTTAAT GTATGAAAATCTCATTTTGGTAGCAGGTGGAATTGGAATTTCCCCCTTCCTAGCTATCTTGAGTGATATCCTCCACCGTATCAATGATAGCAAACCTTGCCTGTCAAGAAATATACTAATAGTATGGGCAATTAAAAATTCGGATGAGCTTCCACTTCTGGATACAGTTGACATGGAGGCAATCTGTCCACTTTTCTCTGATAAACTGAATCTCGAGATTCAAACATTTGTGACTCGGGAATCACAGCCTTCATTG GAGGAGGGTAAAACACCTAAAGCAATGCACACCACAATCTCCCCTGGCTTCAAGGGATGTCGAATGTCTAGTTTAGTTGGTACTGGAAATGTTGTATGGTCTGGATTATATCTCATGGTATCCACAATAGGGTTGGTGATCACTGTAGCATTGCTGGACAttttctacataattccattcaatgTAAATTACTGGTGGTACAAGGGGCTTTTATTGATTGGATGTATGGCTGCAAGCATTCTTATATTTGGGGGTCTCGTGATCGTTTTATGGCATCTTTGGGAAAGGAAAACCTCACCGAAGGAGGAACCAGGGGAGGACACCTCAAACAAAGCTGATATCCTGCAGCAGAATGAGCAGAAGAATTTTGGAGAGGCTCGATTTgtcaataatattcaatatgGTCAAAGACCGGATTTCCAAG AGATATTTGGATCGCACGCAAAGAGTTGGGGAAGTGTAGATATAGGTGTGATTGTATGTGGTCCTCCTACTCTTCAGTCCAGTGTTGCTAAAGAGTGCAGAAGGCAGAACTTGCAGAGGAGAGACCATCAGGCTATCTTCCATTTCAACAGCCATAGTTTTGACCTCTAG